From the genome of Penicillium oxalicum strain HP7-1 chromosome VII, whole genome shotgun sequence:
ATGAGGTGACTCTCTGCTTGTTTCCTTGAATAGATTTCATCTCTCATCTTGCTTTCCACCAAAGGCTATAAGAGGACAGAGAAAAGACTCCAGTCGAGACCCTAGGTGCACGCTGCAACActcttctcccctcctcaGGGCAAAGGAGCTTATTTCACAATGGTTGGCTATATCTTCTCgtccgaagaagatgcaaaAATTCTGATGTTACATGGTAAGAAATTCACCAAGATTGGACTCTTTAAGTGTTGCTTCAATTGTGCTAGGAGCAACAGTTTACACCCTTTTCATTTTCAGGAAATGGACAATCGCAAGATTTTTTCGAACGCAAGACTCAATTTCTTCAGGATGCGATACACGAGATGCTACTAGATCAGCGGTCGGAGAACACCTCAAGCAGTGAACTTCGGAATGTCCAGTTTGTCTATCCTTCTGGGATTTTGCCTGCCAATCCTGATCATTCATTTGATGAAGAGCCCGGCAGTATGCGGTCTTGGGGATACGGAGATCCCAGATACGATCAAATCGTGGGCATCGAGCGCGCGGTTCATCACGTCCTTGCGGTGATGGAGACTCAAGGCCCTTTTGTCGGTATCGTCGGATTCTCTTCTGGATCTGCGGTCGCGGCAATAGTGACCTCCTTGTTGGAAAAACGGAAATCCATATGCGGGTTTCGCCTCAACGTCAGTGCTAGACTCTATGTTCTCCCTCGATATTTCGTCTGGTAGGTGAGGCACTGACACATTCCGCTGCTAGTCGACTCATCCTCGGCTCAAGTTTGCAGCTTTCTTCAGCGGCTTCCAACTCGAGCATCCTCGTTATCGGTCAATCTACAGCACTCAAATAGAAACGCCCACCTTGCATGTCATTGGAACTTTGGACGCAATGATCTTACCATCACAGTCCCTGCGACTCGTTGCCTCTTGCGACAGACCCGAGGAGTTTCATTTCTTCGGGGCCCATTATGTCCCTCGATCAAAGGCATTGATCGAAACCTTTAAAGCGTTTGTGAAGGGTCATCTTATCGACGACGACACGGATGCAGAGGACAACTGGGAGGATTTTGATGATTTGCCCAACAGCTGCATCACTGTTTTAACCAAGACAATGGACTGTGCACACTGGGTGTGATATACAGTTATAGCTAGCTAGGTATATTGAGACCATCAAGACATGATTGGAGTGGACACGGGTGTCATGGTGTCTTGTGCTCACTTGGACATGGTGAACAAGAAATTATGACAGATGCGATACTCGTACATCCTTTGATATTCTTTGCCCCGAGAGCATGCGAGCTGTTACATGGAAAACCTCAGTGATAATTTCAACGGGAACATCGCCGATCGTGACGATGAGGGGAAACCTTTGCTGTCTCCAATAATTTTACCCCAACTTTTTGTGCCTCGGGAGAGGTTTGACTTTACCTtgtctctttcccctccaacTTGCAATACCTACACGTCGTCCAGTCTTTTCTCACCTTGGAGGATCTGAGAGATTGAATTTCAGCAAGTTTTTCATTATGGCGCAACAGTACGAGCTCCCGTTCAAGGTATGTGTGATCGCTCGTCTCTCTAGTCCACTGCGCATGTCCAGCTTCAGTAGTCCTCAGCATAGATGGCGGGGGCCACTTCGGAAAGAAGTCCGAAGTGTTTGCCCATGCAGATGAACATCTTCCTTTCGCGCCATGAAGAATGTCAACACAGGCTAAGTCGTCGGTACAACCACTAGCTTCAAGATCCGTCTTTACTCCATTTTGACTCCTTTGTCGGCAATGCATGGGTGACAGCCAAGAGCGGAAAGCGCTTCGAGGTAGTTGACCCAGGTACTGACACGACATGGGCGAGCTGTCCCAACAATAGCGCCGAGGACGTGGACGCCGTCGTGAACACGGCACACGCTGCCTTTGAAGAATTCCGCAAAGTGAATCCCCGTCAACGCGCCCAATGGTTGCTCAAGTGGCACGACTTGGTGACGGAGGCCAAGGACGATCTCGCGCAAATCGTCACCCACGAGACTGGGAAGCCTCTTGCCGAATCTTACGGTGAGCTCGATTACTCGCTCGGATTTCTCTGGTGGTTTGCTGGAGAAGCAGAGCGCATTCAGGGATCGGTCTCGGTGCCTGCTGCGCCCAATCGCCGGCTGTTCACGATCAAGCAGCCGATCGGGGTGGCAGCTGCGCTGGTACCTTGGAATTTCCCAATCGCGATGGTGCTGCGAAAAGTTGGCGCAGCACTCGCAGCTGGATGTACGATGATCGTCAAGCCCAGTCCTGAAACGCCCATTTCCGCACTTGTGCTAGCCGAGCTGGCGCAACGCGCAGGAATTCCCGCCGGAGTCTTGAATATCTTGACAACAGACTTGGAGAACACTCCGTCTCTGAGTGAAACACTGTGCAAGCACCCACTGGTCAAGAAAGTGACTTTCACGGGCTCGACCCGAGTTGGCAAGCTAATCGCCGCTCATTGCGCACACGgcttgaagaagctcactCTCGAACTCGGGGGAAACTGTCCGTTCCTGGTGTTCGATGACGCAAATCTAGATCAGGCACTGGATCAGCTGATGGCGCTCAAATGGCGCCATGCAGGCCAAGCCTGTATCACAGCCAACCGTATCTATGTCCAAGCCGGCGTCTACGATCGCTTTGCGTCAATGTTGAAAGAGCGCACGAGTGCTCTGAAAGTCGGTCATGGTGCTGCGGACGGTACCACAATGGGTCCCTTGACCACTCCCCGCAGTATTGACAAAGCCATCGCTCAAGTTGAAGATGCTCGCAAGCACGGTGCAGAGGTCCTGCTGGGAGGCAACCGGATGAGCGCGCAAAAGGGATACTTTTTCGAGCCAACCATTCTCACAGGAATGACAGACAAGATGCAGATTTCGCATGAGGAGTCCTTTGCCCCTATCGCGGCATTGTACCGGTTCGAGAGCGAGGAAGAAGTGGTAAATTTGGCGAATAAGACTAGCATGGGTCTAGCCAGCTACGCTTTCACCAAGAATATTGATCGGATGTGGCGCTTGCTCGAGAACCTTGAGGCTGGCATGATCGGTATGAATACGGGTATGTTTTTTCAAGCGTCTCCTCGATCGTTCGCATCTCACAATGCTAATGCGGTGCTCGAAGGAAATTCATCTGCTGCTGAATCTCCGTTTGGCGGCATGAAGGAATCAGGATACGGTAAAGAGAGTGGCAAAGATGTTGCCGTCAACGAATATCTGGTGACCAAAACGGGAACTCTGACAATTGAGGGCCAATACTGAATGCTTGAGATTAGTGGACACAGGAGAGGTGTCTACTGGACGAGGTCAACACCTGTTTACTGTGGCAGTAGCGCTTGAGTAGAGAGACCAGTGTGTCTTGAGGCAGAAACACTCTGATGAAGGGCTAGTGCAGACGGGTGTCGGCGGTCGTCGGAATTTTCAAGTAGGAGAATCGATTTGATTGTTACTTTATTCGAGACTGGGATACTTTGAATATTAAAAGGTAAAATTTGGATTGAAAGACATTAATATTAACCTTGGTAAATTTAATGCGGCCTGGACAGATACGGAGGCATCTTTGAGCATTGAAGTATCGTTTGACAATAGAGGGGTGACAAGAATAAGTTCCGCGGCCGAGACTCCTCAATCGCATTGTGTTCTCATGCCACTGCGCCTTTGAAGTAGTACCTCATGCATTGCTCACACCATCCTGCATGGCTTTGAGATGCGCAAAAGAGTCAGTGTCCTCGCCCAGCGACCACGCCATCACTCCACCAATGTTCTTAGCCTTGACGATGTCCGCAAACTTGCGAGCAATCAGCTCCGGAGTATCCCAGGACCAGAACAGATTGGTCGACTCATCCCAGTAGTACTGACCACCAGCCTTGTCGTCAGTCATGCCGTCCTTAGTGGCGCGACGCCAGGAATCGGTGATAGAGATGCCCTTGCAAGTGCCGTAGTCAGACTGGCATCCAGCCATGCAAAAGTCGTCCCCGGTGCCACTTTGAGCAAATTAGCAATTCGGCATTAAGAAAGAAGTTGGGGGATGAATCTTGGAGATCCTTACCAATTGCCATACGCACTGCAGCAAGATCCCTCGGGACATTTGGAAGCCTCAGCATATCCACACTTGCCGTTGGAGGACGCCTTGAGATTAGCGGGAGGAGCAGCCATATTGCCCTTCTCGAAGGTAAAGGCACCGCTCTTTCCATTGTCAGAACCATCGTCGTTCTCCAGCTGGATGACGCTGCAGCCAATGGGGTGCTCTTTGCAGTCGGACTTGGGGTCGGTGGTGAACCATTTGGCGTAGTAAGCAAAGCCAAGGTTCAATTTCTCAGGCTCAGCACCAATATCAAGGTATGCCTGGATGGTGTCGAGGGATCCTTGCACATCGGTGTGGTGCGCGGTGACATTGTCGCGACGATTCATGAGATCGTATGTCATAACATTGACCATATCGACCGACTTGAAGATGGCTGGACCCTGCTCTTTGGTGAAGGCGATGAAGTCCTGGCGGCGGCCGGGAACCGCAATAGACAGGACCTTGTCACCAATGGCTTCACGAATAGCCGCAAGGAACAAGGGATAAGTCTCGATTTCGTCGACCTTGGCCGAGTTGGGAACTTGCTTGTAGTCCTGGCCGTTGCCGCCGGGATACTCCCAGTCAATGTCTACACCTGATATCAGAATCCAACACTAGAATGACAAGATAAAAGGGTTCCATACCAACACCGTCAAATTTGTTCGCATCCAGCATTGCGGCGACATTTTTCGC
Proteins encoded in this window:
- a CDS encoding putative succinate-semialdehyde dehydrogenase — encoded protein: MAQQYELPFKLQDPSLLHFDSFVGNAWVTAKSGKRFEVVDPGTDTTWASCPNNSAEDVDAVVNTAHAAFEEFRKVNPRQRAQWLLKWHDLVTEAKDDLAQIVTHETGKPLAESYGELDYSLGFLWWFAGEAERIQGSVSVPAAPNRRLFTIKQPIGVAAALVPWNFPIAMVLRKVGAALAAGCTMIVKPSPETPISALVLAELAQRAGIPAGVLNILTTDLENTPSLSETLCKHPLVKKVTFTGSTRVGKLIAAHCAHGLKKLTLELGGNCPFLVFDDANLDQALDQLMALKWRHAGQACITANRIYVQAGVYDRFASMLKERTSALKVGHGAADGTTMGPLTTPRSIDKAIAQVEDARKHGAEVLLGGNRMSAQKGYFFEPTILTGMTDKMQISHEESFAPIAALYRFESEEEVVNLANKTSMGLASYAFTKNIDRMWRLLENLEAGMIGMNTGMFFQASPRSFASHNANAVLEGNSSAAESPFGGMKESGYGKESGKDVAVNEYLVTKTGTLTIEGQY